One window of Trifolium pratense cultivar HEN17-A07 linkage group LG5, ARS_RC_1.1, whole genome shotgun sequence genomic DNA carries:
- the LOC123885634 gene encoding very-long-chain aldehyde decarbonylase CER1-like: MASKPGILTDWPWTPLGRFKWVILTPFVAKSTYSFIVNDPKEKDLSNFLIFPYMMVRMLHDQIWITLSRHRTAKGKNRIVDKGIEFEQVDRESNWDDQILFNAFLFYIGQMLIPDACKLPIWRTDGVIVTILLHAGPVEFLYYWLHRALHHHFLYSRYHSHHHSSIVTEPITSVIHPFAEHISYFVLFSIPLLTTAFTKTASIASFAGYLAYIDFMNNLGHCNFEFIPKTIFSIFPFLKYIMYTPSFHSLHHTQFRTNYSLFMPIYDYIYGTVDKASDTLYEISLKKEEGTLDVVHLTHLTTPESIYHLRLGFSSLASSPQSSQWYLYFMWPFTFWSVLVTWFYGKTFVLERNSFNMLNLQSWVIPRFHVQYLFKWQRETLNKLIEEAILQAELSKVKVLSLGLSNQGDLLNGHGELYIKRYPQLKTKIVDGSSLVVAIVLNSISKETNHVFLCGRLDKVSYAIVNALCERGTKVTTMYRDDYENLQLRLSSESKNNLVFPGSNSAKIWLVGDQCDELEQKKAPKGSLFIPFSQFPPKKLRKDCFYLSTPAMIAPSSLVNVHSCENWLPRRVMSAWRIAGILHALEGWDVHECGEVMFSVEKAWQASLHHGFRPLKINNHLA, translated from the exons ATGGCTTCCAAACCTGGCATACTTACTGATTGGCCATGGACACCTCTTGGGCGTTTCAAG TGGGTGATTTTGACACCATTTGTAGCAAAAAGCACATACTCTTTCATAGTGAATGATCCAAAGGAAAAGGACCTAAGTAACTTCCTCATCTTCCCATATATGATGGTGAGAATGCTACATGACCAAATATGGATCACTCTTTCTCGTCATCGAACCGCCAAAGGCAAAAACAGAATCGTCGACAAGGGAATTGAGTTCGAACAAGTTGATCGAGAAAGCAATTG ggatGATCAAATATTGTTCAAtgcatttttgttttatattggTCAAATGTTGATACCGGATGCTTGTAAATTACCCATATGGAGAACAGATGGTGTTATTGTAACAATTCTTCTACATGCTGGACCAGTAGAATTTCTTTACTATTGGTTACATAGAGCACTTCATCACCATTTTCTCTATTCAAGATACCATTCTCATCATCATTCTTCCATTGTTACAGAACCAATCACTT CTGTGATACATCCCTTTGCAGAACATATATCATACTTTGTGCTATTTTCCATTCCATTATTAACAACAGCATTTACAAAAACAGCCTCAATAGCATCATTTGCTGGTTATCTTGCTTACATTGATTTTATGAACAATTTGGGTCATTGTAATTTTGAGTTCATTCCAAAGACCATCTTCTCCATATTTCCTTTCCTCAAGTATATCATGTATACACCATC GTTCCACTCACTACATCATACACAATTTCGGACTAACTATTCACTCTTCATGCCAATTTATGATTACATTTATGGAACTGTTGACAAAGCTTCAGACACATTATATGAAATTTCATTGAAGAAAGAAGAAGGTACATTAGATGTGGTACATTTAACACATCTAACAACTCCTGAATCAATTTATCATCTAAGGTTGGGATTTTCTTCCTTAGCATCCTCACCACAATCTTCTCAATGGTACCTCTATTTCATGTGGCCATTCACTTTTTGGTCTGTTCTTGTCACTTGGTTTTATGGTAAAACATTTGTTTTGGAGAGGAACTCTTTTAATATGCTCAATTTGCAATCATGGGTTATACCAAGATTCCATGTACAA TATCTTTTTAAATGGCAAAGAGAAACATTGAATAAACTTATAGAAGAAGCAATTCTTCAAGCAGAGTTGAGCAAAGTTAAGGTTCTAAGTTTAGGTCTTTCAAATCAG GGAGACTTGCTCAATGGACATGGTGAACTATACATCAAAAGGTATCCCCAACTTAAGACAAAAATTGTTGATGGAAGTAGCTTGGTTGTGGCTATTGTTCTTAACAGCATTTCGAAAGAAACAAATCATGTGTTTCTTTGTGGTAGACTTGACAAGGTTTCATATGCCATTGTCAATGCTTTATGTGAAAGAGGTACCAAG GTTACCACAATGTACAGAGATGATTATGAGAATCTTCAGTTAAGGCTCTCCTCtgaatcaaaaaataatttggttttCCCTGGATCAAACTCTGCAAAG ATATGGCTTGTAGGAGACCAATGTGATGAGTTAGAACAAAAAAAGGCACCAAAAGGATCATTGTTTATACCATTTTCCCAATTTCCTCCAAAGAAATTGCGTAAAGATTGCTTCTATCTTAGCACACCAGCCATGATAGCTCCCTCTTCTTTAGTCAATGTCCACTCATGTGAG AATTGGCTGCCGAGAAGAGTCATGAGTGCATGGCGTATCGCTGGAATATTGCACGCTTTAGAAGGTTGGGACGTTCATGAATGTGGAGAAGTCATGTTTAGCGTTGAGAAAGCATGGCAAGCAAGTCTTCATCATGGGTTTAGGCCATTGAAGATTAATAATCACCTTGCTTGA